A genome region from bacterium includes the following:
- a CDS encoding DUF1559 domain-containing protein has translation MRSISRGFTLIELLVVIAIIAILAAILFPVFARARESARKSSCSSNVRQLTLACLSYAQDYDELLPCDYFPVNPHTRLIGEILPYIKNTQILYCPSASKMVNTPDVAATATNFGYGNISYYYYSYDNNLVTGAPWGTVPTTIPGGSTDGTSTWLAKASGGFLTGGAFAGETYYKNGPRILSVASEGTSIAAADIWVWSDPFYGSGNSVKIHSAAFGSVNVGYLDGHVKFQPGQSKNVFH, from the coding sequence ATGCGGTCCATCTCACGAGGGTTCACGCTGATTGAGTTGCTGGTCGTCATCGCCATCATCGCCATCCTCGCGGCCATCCTGTTTCCCGTCTTCGCCCGCGCCCGGGAGTCGGCGCGCAAGTCCAGTTGCTCCTCGAACGTGCGGCAGTTGACGCTCGCATGTCTGTCGTACGCGCAGGACTACGACGAGTTGCTGCCCTGCGACTACTTCCCCGTCAACCCACATACGCGGCTCATCGGGGAGATCCTGCCCTACATCAAGAACACTCAGATCCTGTACTGCCCTTCGGCCTCGAAGATGGTCAACACGCCCGACGTGGCCGCCACCGCCACCAACTTCGGCTACGGCAACATCAGCTACTACTACTACAGCTATGACAACAACCTCGTCACCGGCGCGCCGTGGGGCACGGTGCCAACGACCATCCCGGGCGGCAGCACCGACGGGACCTCGACCTGGCTCGCCAAGGCCAGCGGCGGCTTCCTGACCGGCGGGGCCTTCGCCGGCGAGACGTACTACAAGAACGGTCCGCGCATACTGTCAGTGGCCTCGGAGGGAACCAGCATTGCGGCTGCTGACATCTGGGTCTGGTCCGACCCCTTCTACGGCTCAGGCAACTCCGTCAAGATCCACTCCGCCGCCTTCGGCTCCGTCAACGTCGGCTACCTGGACGGCCACGTGAAGTTCCAGCCGGGCCAGTCCAAGAATGTGTTCCACTAG